From a region of the Ovis aries strain OAR_USU_Benz2616 breed Rambouillet chromosome 2, ARS-UI_Ramb_v3.0, whole genome shotgun sequence genome:
- the HMGB2 gene encoding high mobility group protein B2 translates to MGKGDPNKPRGKMSSYAFFVQTCREEHKKKHPDSSVNFAEFSKKCSERWKTMSAKEKSKFEDMAKSDKARYDREMKNYVPPKGDKKGKKKDPNAPKRPPSAFFLFCSEHRPKIKSEHPGLSIGDTAKKLGEMWSEQSAKDKQPYEQKAAKLKEKYEKDIAAYRAKGKSEAGKKGPGRPTGSKKKNEPEDEEEEEEEEDEDEEEEEEDEE, encoded by the exons atgggGAAGGGCGACCCCAACAAGCCGCGGGGCAAGATGTCTTCGTACGCCTTCTTCGTGCAGACCTGCCGCGAGGAGCACAAGAAGAAGCACCCCGACTCCTCAGTCAATTTCGCAGAGTTTTCCAAGAAATGTTCCGAGAGATGGAAG ACCATGTCGGCCAAGGAAAAGTCCAAGTTCGAAGACATGGCAAAAAGTGACAAAGCTCGCTACGACAGGGAGATGAAAAATTATGTCCCTCCTAAAGGTgacaagaagggaaagaaaaaagatcccAACGCTCCGAAAAGGCCTcc ATCTGCCTTCTTCCTGTTTTGCTCCGAACATCGCCCAAAGATCAAAAGTGAACACCCTGGCTTATCCATTGGGGATACTGCAAAAAAACTGGGTGAAATGTGGTCTGAGCAGTCAGCCAAAGATAAACAGCCGTATGAACAGAAAGCAGCTAAGCTAAAGGAGAAATACGAAAAG GATATTGCTGCATACCGTGCCAAGGGCAAGAGTGAAGCGGGAAAAAAGGGCCCTGGCAGGCCGACAGGctccaagaagaaaaatgaaccagaagatgaggaggaagaggaggaggaagaagatgaagatgaggaggaggaggaggaagacgaggAATAA